Proteins encoded by one window of Vigna radiata var. radiata cultivar VC1973A chromosome 5, Vradiata_ver6, whole genome shotgun sequence:
- the LOC106762760 gene encoding U-box domain-containing protein 62 — MSSEDITLVPDQRIENGLSSPLVFQDDPLRFNCPTPQRRVGDPGPKTRELGAFIDEKMFIDRDRFFAAQNPDFRRYAECSSRQDPRNWTVNGTAATPSEDDESDEDDEDDDDEDDDEGDTEVEGLVGGGSKREIIANNNGGGGNLPSVANGKAHAFVSGRXLLGKDGGXIGQLVLSNVNGGGGEDHRQEGLGKSQNSVTVAETDCEEYYSHYLQGADGASGHKVMVDDGGCGFSGRKDAMYSTESGESLRNILSDPVTGALMDDAMILPCGHSFSGSGIQHVIRMKACCTCSQPTTEESISPNLSLRAAVQAYRREEESQFYRSPKRRRERFDQGGFGDSSVMEPSRSRGVQFPYAVMDRVVIKGNKRTPQRFVGREAIVTTQCLNGWYVVKTLDNAESVKLQYRSLAKVLDDSSKPSSSKMSPSWL; from the exons ATGTCCTCCGAAGACATCACCCTCGTCCCCGACCAGAGGATCGAGAACGGTCTCAGCTCCCCTCTTGTCTTCCAAGACGATCCTCTCCGCTTCAATTGCCCCACGCCGCAGCGTCGGGTGGGAGACCCGGGTCCTAAAACCCGTGAACTCGGCGCCTTCATCGACGAGAAGATGTTCATCGACCGCGACCGCTTCTTCGCCGCCCAGAACCCCGACTTCCGCCGCTACGCCGAGTGCTCCTCCCGCCAAGACCCCCGCAATTGGACTGTTAACGGCACCGCCGCCACTCCCAGCGAGGACGACGAGTCCGACGAGGATGACGAAGATGACGATGATGAGGACGACGACGAAGGTGATACGGAAGTTGAAGGACTCGTCGGTGGTGGAAGCAAAAGGGAAATTATCGCTAACAACAACGGTGGCGGTGGTAATTTGCCTTCTGTTGCAAACGGGAAAGCTCACGCTTTTG TTTCTGGGAGAGANCTGTTGGGGAAGGATGGTGGAGANATTGGGCAGTTGGTGCTTAGCAATGTgaatggtggtggtggtgaagaTCATCGGCAAGAGGGGTTAGGTAAGTCTCAGAATTCTGTNACCGTNGCTGAAACTGACTGTGAGGAGTACTATTCGCACTATCTTCAAGGTGCCGATGGGGCTTCTGGCCACAAAGTTATGGTGGATGATGGTGGTTGTGGGTTTAGTGGGAGAAAGGATGCAATGTATTCTACCGAGTCAGGGGAATCACTCAGGAATATTCTTTCAGATCCTGTTAC TGGAGCTCTCATGGATGACGCAATGATATTACCGTGTGGACATTCATTTAGCGGAAGTGGAATACAGCATGTTATTAGAATG AAAGCTTGCTGCACCTGTTCTCAACCCACAACCGAGGAATCAATATCTCCAAACCTAT CACTTCGAGCTGCTGTGCAGGCATATCGTCGGGAAGAAGAGTCTCAATTCTACCGGTCGCctaagagaagaagagagagattTGATCAG GGTGGATTTGGAGACTCATCTGTTATGGAACCATCAAGGAGTAGAGGCGTTCAGTTTCCGTATGCTGTTATGGACCGAGTTGTCATAAAG GGAAACAAAAGGACACCACAACGCTTTGTTGGGCGTGAAGCTATTGTAACAACGCAATGTCTGAATGGATG GTATGTAGTGAAGACATTGGACAATGCAGAGAGTGTAAAGTTGCAGTATCGATCACTCGCTAAGGTTTTGGATGATTCTTCAAAGCCTTCCTCCAGCAAGATGTCACCTAGTTGGCTTTAG
- the LOC106760284 gene encoding uncharacterized protein LOC106760284: MSMQDFMKTMLEQXSEIKKSIVDLTQRVEKLEAKESNKLPAQTVINPQNVSAITLRTGKQVQGPEGVQEDEDMKKEEEQVDDNGGPNEPSPKTTTEKSRLVPPNSSFKNSFSSYSPLPPYPNRLKPRNKKMEELDQKILNTFKKVEINIPLLDVVKQIPKYAKFLKEICTNKRRFRDNEVVNVGRNVSILIKKHIEIPRKCKDPGMFSIHCVIGNSKFDNAMLDLGASINVMPLSVFTSLSLGPLKTTGVVIQLANRSTVNPAGVLEDVLVQGDKLIFPADFYILDMKDEEGISPTTIILGRPFMMTARTKIDVHAGSLTMEIGDEKVRFNVLESRKHPIKDHSLFCIDLSSDAKPVR; this comes from the coding sequence ATGTCAATGCAAGATTTCATGAAAACAATGCTTGAGCAAANTTCAGAgatcaagaaatcaattgtagATTTGACTCAGAGAGTGGAAAAGTTAGAGGCTAAGGAGTCAAATAAGCTGCCTGCACAAACAGTGATCAACCCGCAAAATGTAAGTGCTATTACTTTAAGAACGGGTAAGCAAGTACAAGGCCCTGAAGGAGTCCAAGAGGATGAAGatatgaagaaagaagaagaacaagttgATGACAATGGAGGACCAAATGAACCATCACCTAAGACTACCACTGAAAAATCTAGGTTAGTACCTCCTaactcttcttttaaaaattctttttcatcttattCTCCACTTCCTCCATATCCCAATCGGTTGAAGccgagaaacaaaaaaatggagGAGTTAGACCAAAAGATCTTGAATACTTTCAAAAAGGTGGAGATCAACATACCCTTGCTGGATGTTGTTAAGCAAATCCCTAAATACgccaagtttttgaaagaaatttgcacaaataaaAGGCGTTTTAGGGATAATGAGGTTGTGAATGTAGGAAGAAATGTGTCAATCTTGATTAAGAAGCATATTGAAATACCGCGAAAATGCAAGGATCCAGGTATGTTTTCTATTCATTGTGTTATtggaaattcaaagtttgacaaTGCCATGTTAGATTTAGGGGCTTCCATCAATGTAATGCCTTTATCAGTGTTTACTTCTCTATCTCTGGGACCTCTTAAGACTACTggtgtggtcattcaactgGCCAATCGTAGCACAGTTAACCCTGCAGGTGTGCTTGAGGACGTGCTTGTCCAAGGagacaagttaatttttcctgCAGATTTTTATATCCTGGacatgaaggatgaagaaggaatcAGTCCAACAACTATTATCTTGGGAAGACCCTTCATGATGACAGCACGAACCAAGATAGATGTGCATGCAGGATCATTGACAATGGAGATAGGAGACGAGAAAGTGCGCTTCAACGTGTTGGAATCTAGGAAGCATCCAATTAAAGAtcattctttattttgtattgacTTATCAAGTGATGCTAAACCAGTAAGATAG